Below is a window of Streptomyces genisteinicus DNA.
TCCCGTACCCACAGCTCCGGTCCGCCGGTCGCCGCCGCGGCGGGGCGGTCGATGCCGACGCGGACGAGTTCCCGCTGTGCGTCGGCGATCTCCTCGGGGGTCCCGGCCAGCAGGGTGACCGGCTTGCCCCAGGGGATCAGCCACGCGAGGTAGGTGGCGAGCTTGCCGTCGCCCTCGAAGTTGAGCGACCCGGCCACGTGCCCCGCGGCGAAGGCGACGCGGTGGCGCAGGTCCACGACCCATTCGCCGACGGCGAGCCGGGCGGCGATCTCCGCGGCGTCGGCGGTCGCCGGAGGGGTCAGGTCGACGGGGTCGGGGCCGGCGGCGTTGGCGGGCCCCATGTGCGCGTAGTACGCCGGCACGTCCTCCAGCCCGTCGAGCAGCCGGGACACGAAGGTGTCCACGTCCTGGGTCAGCGCCTCGTTGCGGACGCGTTCCCTGCCGATGGTCGTGGTGTCCCCGTCGGCGGGCGCCGCGGAGCAGAAGCTGCCGAAGCCGTGCGTGGGCAGCACCGCGACATCGTCCGCCAGCTCGTCTGCGAGGCGGTGCGCCGAGGCGTGCTGGGCCCGTGCGAGGCGCTCGGTCAGCCGCGGTTCCACCAGGTCGGGGCGCCCGACCGTGCCGATCAGCAGCGAGCCGCCGGTGAAGACGGCCACCGGACGGCCGGCCTCCTCCAGGACGTACGCGGTGT
It encodes the following:
- a CDS encoding MBL fold metallo-hydrolase, producing the protein MFFVDTLEFEGLGNRSHLAGGPDAAVVVDPPRDIDRVVAAAARQGVRIALVAETHVHNDYVSGGLELARVTGARYLVPAGAHVAFTRTPVADGDTVAVDGTLALRAVATPGHTPHHTAYVLEEAGRPVAVFTGGSLLIGTVGRPDLVEPRLTERLARAQHASAHRLADELADDVAVLPTHGFGSFCSAAPADGDTTTIGRERVRNEALTQDVDTFVSRLLDGLEDVPAYYAHMGPANAAGPDPVDLTPPATADAAEIAARLAVGEWVVDLRHRVAFAAGHVAGSLNFEGDGKLATYLAWLIPWGKPVTLLAGTPEEIADAQRELVRVGIDRPAAAATGGPELWVREGEEPASFPRASFADLAAARANGGSPVVLDVRRDSERAGGHVDGSVHIPVHALHGRLGEVPAGEVWVHCAGGMRAAIAASLLDAAGRRVVAVDDAFEAAAAAGLTVTGGA